From Fundulus heteroclitus isolate FHET01 chromosome 5, MU-UCD_Fhet_4.1, whole genome shotgun sequence, a single genomic window includes:
- the fgg gene encoding fibrinogen gamma chain — MALSLFATAGFIVLLFTSSSAQIRGDNHATCNMNDGFGKYCPTTCGVADYMFRYLPGVDEDLTWMQNELETIANLTQGADETITYMKDSATAAQKSSQPDPYYKKSSSMLDDVLRFEKTIIAQEEQMIELQNLISANERRMGDLRKLALQLQQKCNEPCRDTVQIQPITGTDCQDIANKGATTSGLYYVKPAKAEGQFLVYCEIDAFGRGFTVIQRRRDGSVDFFKDWIQYKEGFGYLSPDDTTEFWLGNEKIHLLTTSSTLPTVLRIELVDWDGNKRYADYNMFRIGSEADMYRLTYGYYFGGDAGDAFDGYDFGDDPSDKFFTSHNGMQFSTSDKDNDKYEGNCAQQDGSGWWMNKCHAAHLNGKYYQGGRYTEKDAGEHGFDNGIIWVTWHNRWYSLKETTMKIIPLSRIAAGGGQQAGVKQFGGLGGV, encoded by the exons ATGGCTCTGTCACTTTTTGCCACAGCAGGATTTATCGTCCTACTTTTCACCTCCTCGTCAGCT caAATCAGAGGAGACAACCATGCAACGTGCAACATGAATGACGGCTTT GGAAAGTACTGCCCTACTACGTGTGGAGTTGCTGATTACATGTTCAGGTATTTACCAGGCGTGGATGAAGACCTGACTTGGATGCAGAATGAACTGGAGACCATTGCCAATTTAACTCAAGGGGCCGATGAAACGATTACATACATGAAAGACTCGGCAACAGCAGCCCAAAAGTCTTCCCAGCctg ATCCGTACTACAAGAAGTCCTCCAGTATGTTGGATGATGTCTTGCGGtttgaaaaaacaataattgCACAAGAAGAGCAAATGAT TGAACTTCAGAATTTAATCTCAGCCAACGAGAGGAGGATGGGAGACTTGAGGAAACTGGCccttcagctgcagcagaaatgcAACGAGCCCTGCAGAGACACGGTCCAAATCCAGCCGATCACAGGAACAG ACTGCCAGGATATTGCAAACAAAGGTGCCACCACCAGCGGTCTGTACTATGTGAAGCCGGCCAAAGCAGAGGGACAGTTCTTAGTCTACTGTGAGATTGACGCCTTTGGCCGCGGCTTCACTGTAATACAAAGG AGACGTGACGGCAGCGTGGACTTCTTCAAGGACTGGATCCAGTACAAGGAGGGCTTCGGCTATCTCTCCCCAGATGACACAACGGAGTTTTGGCTCGGCAACGAAAAGATCCACCTGCTGACGACCAGCTCAACCCTCCCCACCGTGCTGCGGATTGAGCTTGTGGACTGGGACGGTAACAAACG GTACGCCGACTACAACATGTTCAGAATCGGCTCGGAGGCCGACATGTACCGACTCACCTACGGTTACTACTTCGGCGGCGACGCCGGCGACGCCTTCGACGGCTACGACTTCGGGGACGACCCCAGCGACAAGTTCTTCACGTCGCACAACGGCATGCAGTTCAGCACGTCCGACAAGGACAACGACAAGTACGAAGGCAACTGCGCCCAGCAGGACGGCTCGGGCTGGTGGATGAACAAATGCCACGCTGCGCATTTGAACGGAAAGTACTACCAAG GTGGCAGGTACACAGAAAAGGATGCAGGTGAGCACGGCTTCGACAACGGCATCATTTGGGTCACCTGGCACAATCGTTGGTACTCCCTGAAAGAGACCACCATGAAGATCATTCCCCTGAGCCGCATCGCCGCAGGAGGCGGACAGCAGGCCGGCGTCAAACAGTTTGGAGGACTCGGAGGGGTTTAA
- the LOC105934042 gene encoding lecithin retinol acyltransferase — MFLYQLLSFFFAASKKEEDSSYDLSLYKRGDLLEVPRTLFTHFGIYLGDNRVAHLIPDILPAITKDKSAIAKMVTNNRLLMGVITKVASVRVDSVADFAYGSDILINHMDKVCSQPPLDGDEVARRAEKLLGSVTYSLLWYNCEHYVMYCRYGMAISYQTYQFCTTVRKIVFSRTSSYLTALCGVCFMLYLSCVTPLTVLLTALISFTIWMAS; from the exons ATGTTCCTCTACCAGCTGCTCAGCTTTTTCTTTGCAGCCTCCAAAAAGGAGGAGGACTCCAGCTACGACCTGTCCCTGTACAAGCGTGGAGACTTGTTGGAGGTGCCCAGGACGTTATTCACACATTTTGGTATTTACCTGGGCGACAACCGGGTGGCTCATCTCATTCCAGACATCCTGCCTGCCATCACCAAGGATAAATCTGCGATAGCCAAGATGGTGACAAACAACCGCCTGTTGATGGGCGTCATCACCAAGGTGGCCAGCGTCAGAGTTGACTCTGTGGCAGACTTTGCGTACGGCTCTGACATCCTGATCAACCACATGGACAAAGTGTGCAGCCAGCCTCCGCTGGATGGGGACGAGGTGGCCCGAAGGGCTGAGAAGCTGCTGGGATCGGTCACCTACAGCCTGCTGTGGTACAACTGTGAACATTACGTCATGTACTGCAGATACGGCATGGCCATTAGCTACCAGACATACCAG TTCTGCACCACCGTACGTAAGATCGTGTTCAGCAGAACGAGCTCCTACCTGACGGCTTTGTGCGGCGTCTGCTTCATGCTGTACCTGAGCTGCGTGACGCCGCTGACGGTTCTCCTCACCGCGCTCATCTCCTTCACCATCTGGATGGCTTCCTAG